A single genomic interval of Spirosoma taeanense harbors:
- a CDS encoding pyridoxamine 5'-phosphate oxidase family protein translates to MQTVLTTPSRLAKRAQYDETTIHAILDEALFCTVSYAINGQPMAIPTAFARQGNRLYIHGSVGSHFIRAIETGGRVCITVMLADGLVLAKSAFSHSVNYRSVVIFAQAEKVEDAAEKMQALALLTDHLIPGRWDDLRPTTQSELRKTTVLAFSLAEASAKTRTGGPNDEPEDIDLPTWAGIIPLQTVRLTPVAADSSLDVPIPQYLL, encoded by the coding sequence ATGCAAACCGTCCTCACTACCCCCAGTCGTTTGGCCAAACGTGCCCAATACGACGAAACTACTATTCATGCCATTCTGGATGAAGCGCTGTTCTGTACGGTCAGCTACGCTATAAATGGTCAGCCAATGGCCATTCCAACGGCATTCGCCCGGCAGGGAAACAGATTGTATATTCACGGTTCGGTGGGCAGCCATTTCATCCGCGCCATAGAAACCGGTGGACGGGTTTGCATTACCGTTATGCTCGCCGATGGGCTGGTGCTGGCGAAATCGGCCTTTTCGCACTCGGTGAACTACCGGTCGGTGGTGATTTTTGCGCAGGCGGAAAAAGTAGAGGATGCAGCCGAAAAGATGCAGGCGCTGGCCTTACTGACCGATCATCTGATACCCGGTCGCTGGGACGATCTGCGTCCCACCACCCAAAGCGAGTTACGTAAAACAACCGTACTGGCCTTTTCACTGGCCGAGGCTTCGGCCAAAACACGCACAGGCGGTCCAAACGATGAGCCAGAAGATATTGACCTGCCAACCTGGGCGGGCATCATTCCACTACAGACGGTACGGCTGACACCAGTTGCAGCAGACAGCAGCCTGGACGTGCCAATTCCCCAATATCTGTTATAA